Genomic window (Cohaesibacter intestini):
CGCGATCCACATTATCCTGTGCGGCGGCCAAGGCGGGCGCCAAGCCGATGATCCCGCCGCCATATTCCGCCAGCTGTGCGGCGAAGGTCACCGCCGACACATTGCGTCCAACCACCTCATCAACGGTGTCGCCAAGCCGGGTAAACAAAACCCAGGCCATGGCTGAAGAAGCGATCATGGCGAAGGTGACGACTCCGAATGCCGAAAACAATCGCCCACGGATGCCAACGCGCAACTTGTCTCTCATGGCTGTTCGATATCCGCAACTTCGAGTTTGGTCAAAACGTCTCTGGCAATGAACAGGGCCTGATCCTGATGTGCCCGCGCAAATCGGACCCATTCTGCTTCGAGACGGACCTGAGCTTCGGGCATTGATATACCCGGTTTGTTGCGGGCGAAATGAGAGACAAACTCAGTATCCACGGCTTGAGCACCGCTTACCGGAACCGCGCTCATCAATCGGCGCGCCTCACGAATGCGCGCGACCAGATCCGGCAGGTCCCGTTTTTCAAGCAGTCTTTCGGCCTTATGAACCGCATCCCATGTGCGCCTCACCGCTGCCTGCCGGTAGGTGAGCATGACGTCAAACAGGGAATTCACCATGTGATAGCGTTGTTGCGACAGGTTCGTGTCGAACTGGATGCTCTTGCGTGCCAGTTCATCACTGAATGGATTTGGGTAACCCATCGGGGCCTGAGCATAAACCGATCGGGAAACAGGCAACCGACGGATCGTGGGTTCAAACAGGAGTGTTTGACCTTCCGTGGACAAGACAAAATCGATAAAGGCCATCGCAGCATCCCGATTGCTCGTGCGGGAAACCAGCCCGATATTTGCTGGCAGGAAAACCGTCCCCTTTGGGTAGAGAAAGTCCATGGGCGCCCCTTGTGCCTTTGCAGATTGACCCAGAAAGTCGATGGAGATGCCAATGCCAAACCGCCCCGCCCGCACACCATCAATGACACCAAAACTGCGCGCCGTGATCGTCGCCAGATTGCCGCCGATTTCCGAGAGCAATCGCCAACCTTTCTCCCATCCCTGACTTTGCAATATGCTCTCAACGATCAAATGGGTGGTGCCAGACCGTGAAGGCGCAGACATGCCGATATGACGTTTGTAGGTTGGGTTGGTCAAGTCCTCCCACTTGGTTGGTACAGGCAGGTTGCGTTTGGTGAGATAATCGTTGTTCCACACGATCCCGTACCCGGAAATTGCGCACCCCCTGTAATATCCGTCGGGATCGTCAAGCGGATAGGACCCGATGCGCGGCACCGAACTGTCCGTACGCTCGAATGCCTGCAATAAATGACCGGACTTTTTGAGAAATTCAAACGCGTCCGGTGACGAGGCCCAAAACACATCAGCAGGCTCTGTCGGACGTTCCTTGATGAAAGAAATGGCCGCCGACGTTTTCTTGCTGCGAATGAAAATTTCCAGTTCCGGATACAATTTTTCGAACTCTGTGCGAAATCGATCGAAAAGTGCCGGTGGAAATGAGGTGACTATCACCAATCTGTCATCTGTTCTGTCTACGTTCGACTGAGCGCGAGCCTGCGCCGAAGCAACCAAAAACACAGCAGCTGTTAGGCAAACCATGTACAACCAGGTCTTGATGAGGTTTCGAGAGTCCATTTTGTTCCTTGAAAGTGTGCTCAGAACCGAAAAATCGTGCGATACACGTCCAGTCGAGCGCTTTTCCACAGAAAGCTCCGTACTTTCCTCTAGGCAACAACTGGAATGATATAGGTCTTCAATCCAGTCATTTCGCCTAGTTTGAATGCTTAGGCATTCACGGATAGACTAGCACACTGACAAAAAATCACTATGCAATTTGCGACATATGCACAAACGAACATATTTCCACTTGAGCATTTGCAAAAACAAGCATATGTTACACCCAACATATAACGGCGAGCCGCAATATGTCCAATGTTGATAAAGTTATGTCAGCCCTTAGCAAGCGCGTGCGCAGGGATGTGATGCGGCTACTTGCCGATGGTGGTGAGCATCGCCTGTTTGAGTTGATGGATAAACTGGATATTCCGCAATCCAACATGTCCCGTCATCTCAAGAAACTCAAGCTTGCGGGCCTCGTTCAAGATGAACGGGATGGTCAATCTGTTCGATTCCGCATATCGAGCGCATTGGGCAAAAAGGAAGTTACCTTCCTGAAAGCGGTCCTCGCCCTGTCAGAAAACCATTCGGGTGGCAAAGAGTAGTAGCAAGCAATCCGCATTGCGAAACCCGCTCAAAACCAGCCAATGGTGCCCCGGTCAGGTTCACCATGTGGCTTTTTTTGTTTCCATTGCCATTCGGTGACCACTTTCCAGCCGTAACACTTCGGCCAAAGACAAAACTGAGGCAAACTCAGTGTCACAACCTGTTCGACTTGTCGCCATTAAAACAAGCGCTTGTTTGAGCAAATTGTGAAGCAATGTGATTCGCCAAGGGTCACATTCAAATTGATAGTAATCAGTCGATTACAGCTCGGCCCGATATCAGGTTCATCCAAACAGGCGATGGCCCGATTTCCAGTTCTCATGACACAGCCGAACCATATTGCGAACTGCAACCAAACAATTGCCGGCCGGTATATCCGTTGCTTGCCGGCAAGAAAGGAATCTTCATGCCTACGGTGATGTTTCTTCTCAATCTCATCGGAGCAACCATGCTGCTACTCTTCGCAGTCAGAATGGTGCGCACCGGCATCGAACGCACATATGGAGCGTCCTTTCAGCACCTGCTAACCAAGCACCAAAATCCATTCAACTCGAGCGCGGCAGGCTTCGGACTGGCTGTTGTTCTGCAAAGCTCGGCGGCAGTTGCGCTTCTTGTTGCCGGTTTTGCCGCCAGTAATCTGATTGGGTTTGGCGCTGGGCTGGCGGTTGTTCTGGGGGCAGATTTCGGCTCAGCGCTGGTGATTCAGTTGTTGAGTTTCAAACTGGATTGGCTCATTCCCCTGCTGTTGGCAACCGGCGGCTGGTTGTTCGTCAAGGTTGAATCCCTCCGCCCGCGCCAGATCGGCCGCATCCTGATGGGCATCGCCTTCATTCTGCTGTCTCTGCAACTGCTTCGAGATGCCATGACCCCCATTCGGGATAGCGATTTTCTGCCAGCCATCGCTCAGTATTTGTCTGAAGATTATCTGACGGCCTTTCTCGTTGGCGCGGCCCTTGCATTCGTCATGCATTCGAGTGTCGCGACGATCCTGATGTGCGTCACCTTGGTCAGCATTGGAGCGCTGCCACTGGATGCAGGGATCTCGCTTGTCATCGGGGCCAATCTGGGCAGCGCGTTCATTCCCTTGTGGTTGAGCCGAGGCATGGGCATCTCCGGACGCAGAATCATGCTCGCCAATCTTGTCGTGCGCGGAAGCTGGGCTTTGATTGCCGTCCTCTTGGTCAACAATCTGCCCATAACAGACATGTTGCCCAAACAGAATCCCGGTCAGGCGCTGATTACCAATCACTTGATCTTCAATGGCTTGCTTCTGCTCATGCTGCCCTTCTGCCGGTATATGGAATCGTTCATCATCCTCGTGATGCCTCAACGCAACGCGCCAGAAGAAGGCTACAAACTCGAAGCGGTTCACTCCGCTCTGGACCAAAGCAAGATCGGCACGCCAAACTCCGCCGTTGCCAACCTGAAGCGTGAATTGTTGCGGATGTCGGATCAGATTGATCGCATGTTCCGACCGATCATGGACATTTATGACACGGGAGATGCAACAAGGATAAAGATGGTTATCGAGCTCGACCAGAATGTGAATACCAGTCTGTCTGATGTGCGAGCCTTCATTGCAGCGATCCCGCAAAAGGACCTGGCGAAGAAACAACGCAAACAACT
Coding sequences:
- a CDS encoding ABC transporter substrate-binding protein; its protein translation is MDSRNLIKTWLYMVCLTAAVFLVASAQARAQSNVDRTDDRLVIVTSFPPALFDRFRTEFEKLYPELEIFIRSKKTSAAISFIKERPTEPADVFWASSPDAFEFLKKSGHLLQAFERTDSSVPRIGSYPLDDPDGYYRGCAISGYGIVWNNDYLTKRNLPVPTKWEDLTNPTYKRHIGMSAPSRSGTTHLIVESILQSQGWEKGWRLLSEIGGNLATITARSFGVIDGVRAGRFGIGISIDFLGQSAKAQGAPMDFLYPKGTVFLPANIGLVSRTSNRDAAMAFIDFVLSTEGQTLLFEPTIRRLPVSRSVYAQAPMGYPNPFSDELARKSIQFDTNLSQQRYHMVNSLFDVMLTYRQAAVRRTWDAVHKAERLLEKRDLPDLVARIREARRLMSAVPVSGAQAVDTEFVSHFARNKPGISMPEAQVRLEAEWVRFARAHQDQALFIARDVLTKLEVADIEQP
- a CDS encoding ArsR/SmtB family transcription factor, which gives rise to MSALSKRVRRDVMRLLADGGEHRLFELMDKLDIPQSNMSRHLKKLKLAGLVQDERDGQSVRFRISSALGKKEVTFLKAVLALSENHSGGKE
- a CDS encoding Na/Pi cotransporter family protein, whose translation is MPTVMFLLNLIGATMLLLFAVRMVRTGIERTYGASFQHLLTKHQNPFNSSAAGFGLAVVLQSSAAVALLVAGFAASNLIGFGAGLAVVLGADFGSALVIQLLSFKLDWLIPLLLATGGWLFVKVESLRPRQIGRILMGIAFILLSLQLLRDAMTPIRDSDFLPAIAQYLSEDYLTAFLVGAALAFVMHSSVATILMCVTLVSIGALPLDAGISLVIGANLGSAFIPLWLSRGMGISGRRIMLANLVVRGSWALIAVLLVNNLPITDMLPKQNPGQALITNHLIFNGLLLLMLPFCRYMESFIILVMPQRNAPEEGYKLEAVHSALDQSKIGTPNSAVANLKRELLRMSDQIDRMFRPIMDIYDTGDATRIKMVIELDQNVNTSLSDVRAFIAAIPQKDLAKKQRKQLHDLMDYAIALKSAGDIVARRLLPLAQEKNQSNLRFSKEGRSELVYLHEKALANMSLASNVLISSDLESARLLVAEKGDVTRYERLSRRSHLKRLSNGKALSFESSDIHLETLRALQDFNSQIASIAYPILYQKGQLLETRLIENLHDNTRHMTGESS